The Coregonus clupeaformis isolate EN_2021a chromosome 35, ASM2061545v1, whole genome shotgun sequence genome includes the window GCAGCCATTCAGATCATaggagcaaaaaatatataaaagaaAAATGGAATAAGACAGAATTTCAACAGAATTTAccaagagagagaatgtgtgacaGTTCTACAGTACCGCGTACCCTGTTTGTTTCTCAGATAAGTGGACCCTGACAAACTCACAAAATGGCCTCTGCCTGTACTACTGCAATGCAGAGGACTGGTCTTTAaaattggtattagatttaattGACTATATGGAACTAAAAGAGGtcataaaataatacaaacttGCTAAATCAATCTAGCTCAGTATGGTTGACCTGAGAGTATGCTCTACAGCTTACAGTGAACTCTAGCTTCTCTAACGATATGTTTATCTTAGCATATGGTCCTTACACCTGTTGCATCAAAAGGGTGCACATTTTCCAGAAAAATAAACAAGAAAACAATATTGTAGTTCTCAAAAAGCCAGCAAAAACATACCACTGGTTTGTGAAGAAGCAGTTTGGTCACAATCAACAAACAATTTCAAAgagaaataaaacataaaaatcattatttttaCTAAAACCAAATTAAAGGAATAAACACCCCACTAAATAAAATGTTAAGCAACAGGGGGCGTGACTGGCCAGTCATAGTGGGTCTTCCATGGTGTGGAGAGAGAGCACACAAGAGCGCTGAGTGCACCCCTCATATGACACGTGCTCTTTACGACGTGTTGGAGATGGAGAAGAGGGTTTGGGGGTGAGAAGGGAGATACTATTAAGGATACTGATGACCTGCAAAACAACTACCCAAAACCTAAAACTAACCCTGACCTCAAACAATTCTGAAATTAAATGTCGGTTTGCAGGTCAGGAGTGTCCGTATAGCCTTTCCCGTGGGAGAATGGATgggacacagacaggcaggcgtGGCTACGCAGTCTTTGTTATGTTCTCTCCCTCCTTGGCGGTCCAAAGCTCCTTGTGCTGCTTGCGGCCAAAGCCCTCGTCATAGTTTCCTTTGCTCTTGAAGAGTTGCTGGTAGTGTGGCTTGCAGTAGAAATCACCCGAGAGGGCAGCAAATGTGCCCAGGCTGcagggagagggaagggaggggtaGAATATAAAGAAAGAGTAACACAGTTTGGTTTGGAGTGAGTGAGTCTCACCTGAGTTTGGTGTTGCAGTGTTTGCAGCAGAAACAGGCCGAGTGGAATATCAGGTTGTTAGCCACCAATCTCTCCATAGGGTAGACTGTCTTCTCACACGACGAGCACACCTCCCTCGGCGTCTTGAAGCTGAAGGACTACGCACATGAACAAAAACCACACCATTACTATGGCTTCAAACGTGGTGTTTCAATGGATAAATCATGCATCTCAACTTGCTAAGTTATCTATAACCAATCTATTGAAATTAGTTGCTGTTGAGAGAGTATGTGACAACATATAAACTGAAGTTCCATTATGGATGATGTTTAAATGACATCTGAGTAAAGGTCAGTAGGGGTGAGAGACACTGGGCTCGACAGACAAGTAATGGAGAAGGATAGTGATTAAAAGATAATGGCCTGCTGGGTTGAAACAGGGACAAAGGAGGAGGATGGAGTGATAATGGCGGTATATTTACTTTGGAGCGCTGGACAGGTTTATCTTCAGGGGCATTTCTGTTGTCCTGGAATAGAAATATGAGTAAACCTCAGTACTTTCCTAGTTAGTGTTATTACAACAGAAGTAGAAGCATGATCAGGATTTCCCCATTTATATTGACAATACCATGACCATAATATCCCTCTTTCATCTCAGTAGTTTCCCCTTTCCCGATCTCTACCTCCCTGCAGCTCCATCTGTCAGTGTACTGTACACCCCGGAGAGGAGGTCAGCTACCTTCTGTCTGGACATGTGAGCAGGTACACTGAACACACAATCACAACTATTTCAAATATTAACCCCAAGGGTGATATTATGGACATCCTTAGGAGACTTAACTTGCACACAGCACTTGCTGTTTAAGAAAGCAACCAGTGCCAGTGTTACACTACATCACTAATCTGGAATTCTGATGTACTACTTTGAGTCAATAAAAAAAGCATTTGTTCACAAACCTTACAACAGTAACAGAGCGGTCCATGCAGGTCTATAGAACTAAAGGCCTTATGTAATGGAGGGATCTGTCTCATTTCTCTACTTGTGGCGCCAAAGCCCTACGCTCTGATACAAACATGCATCCATTGACTTCCTGCTTCAACTTAACTCTACAGAGAGACCCTGAACACTCATTTAATCCATGACAACTGCATGATACCGTACACAAACAAGTTACTTTCAACATACACAAATGTGGACTCCTAG containing:
- the LOC123482594 gene encoding LIM domain-containing protein 2-like, which gives rise to MDNRNAPEDKPVQRSKSFSFKTPREVCSSCEKTVYPMERLVANNLIFHSACFCCKHCNTKLSLGTFAALSGDFYCKPHYQQLFKSKGNYDEGFGRKQHKELWTAKEGENITKTA